One window of Phycisphaeraceae bacterium genomic DNA carries:
- a CDS encoding histidine--tRNA ligase, producing the protein MKLQASKGTRDFYPRDMAWRNHLVDAWRRVSIRNGFEQVDGPIFEPLDLYKIKSGEGIVSELFHFSDRGERELAIRPEFTPTLARMVAAQAASLPKPIKWFCTPNLCRAEKPQRGRLREFWQWNVDILGLDTPIADAECIFTAVDLLAELGLRPDHVRVKISHRQTAKQVLRKLGVAEENTTAAFDLLDRRAKITDQEFIQAAGKLNLTEPNVLRLDQICRMKYASGSLGALHQHLGADSDLTDLENLDAELRRFGIADWCEYDLGIVRGLAYYTGTVFEIHERSGAERAMAGGGRYDQLIETFGGPATPAVGFGMGDVVLSNVLTDKGLIPEEVGPQPDVYVIAGTDTGAAEVGQLVARLRRAGLHARMNYKTTRNVGKLLKDASACRARFAVILDDQITQGIVGLKNLATGEQTNVDLGQLRDRLSSQQ; encoded by the coding sequence ATGAAACTCCAGGCATCCAAAGGCACCCGCGACTTCTACCCCCGTGACATGGCGTGGCGCAACCACCTCGTCGATGCGTGGCGCCGAGTCTCCATCCGTAACGGCTTTGAACAAGTTGATGGCCCGATCTTTGAGCCGCTCGATCTCTACAAGATTAAGTCAGGCGAGGGTATCGTCAGCGAGCTTTTCCATTTCTCTGACCGGGGTGAGCGTGAGCTGGCGATTCGACCGGAGTTCACCCCGACACTGGCGCGCATGGTCGCGGCGCAAGCGGCATCGTTACCTAAGCCGATCAAATGGTTCTGCACGCCTAACCTCTGCCGTGCGGAAAAACCGCAGCGCGGCCGACTGCGTGAGTTCTGGCAGTGGAACGTGGACATCCTCGGCCTCGATACGCCGATTGCCGACGCGGAGTGCATCTTTACCGCTGTCGATCTCCTCGCCGAGCTGGGTCTTCGTCCCGATCATGTTCGTGTCAAAATTTCCCACCGCCAGACCGCCAAGCAGGTGCTGCGCAAGCTCGGTGTTGCTGAGGAAAACACGACCGCGGCGTTTGATCTGCTCGATCGCCGCGCCAAGATTACCGATCAGGAGTTCATCCAGGCTGCGGGCAAGCTGAACCTCACCGAACCCAATGTGCTGCGGCTCGACCAGATTTGTCGTATGAAATACGCCAGCGGGTCGCTAGGCGCGCTTCACCAGCATCTGGGGGCCGACAGCGATTTAACCGATCTGGAAAATCTCGACGCGGAGCTGCGCCGCTTCGGTATTGCCGACTGGTGCGAGTACGACCTGGGGATCGTTCGCGGGCTGGCGTATTACACCGGCACGGTTTTTGAAATCCACGAACGCAGCGGGGCTGAACGCGCGATGGCTGGCGGCGGACGCTATGACCAGCTCATCGAAACCTTTGGCGGCCCGGCAACTCCCGCTGTCGGCTTTGGTATGGGGGATGTCGTCCTCTCCAACGTGCTCACTGACAAAGGTCTGATACCCGAGGAAGTCGGCCCGCAACCCGACGTGTATGTGATCGCCGGAACCGACACGGGCGCAGCAGAGGTCGGCCAGCTTGTCGCACGGCTTCGCCGCGCCGGGTTGCATGCGCGAATGAACTACAAGACAACCCGCAACGTCGGAAAACTTCTCAAGGATGCCAGCGCCTGCCGCGCAAGATTCGCGGTGATCCTCGATGACCAGATTACGCAAGGCATCGTGGGATTGAAAAACCTTGCGACAGGTGAGCAGACAAACGTGGACTTGGGACAGTTACGGGATCGACTGTCGAGTCAGCAATAA
- a CDS encoding class I SAM-dependent methyltransferase codes for MSDATRADKYELYQLSVQAPDHEAYFLARLYKHYYGRKPQLLREDFCGAGAVCCEWVKASRDRRAHGIDLDPEPIKWGIAHNVAALPAGARERIEFFQRDARSVVGEKADVIAALNFSYSIFKTRDELRRYFRAAHQNLARRGVLALDIVGGWETFQDGRSDVRTIRHRRRSFKYVWEQARFDPITHDCDFYIHFQFPDGSSIQRAFAYHWRLWTIPEVREILREAGFRLADVYWEGTNRKTGKGDNVWRKREHGESDPAWIASVVGVK; via the coding sequence ATGAGTGACGCCACCCGCGCAGATAAATATGAGCTTTATCAACTGTCCGTGCAGGCTCCTGATCACGAGGCCTATTTTCTGGCGCGGTTGTACAAGCACTACTACGGACGAAAGCCGCAATTGCTGCGTGAGGACTTCTGCGGAGCCGGTGCGGTGTGCTGTGAGTGGGTCAAAGCTTCCCGCGACCGGCGCGCTCATGGCATCGACCTCGATCCAGAGCCAATAAAGTGGGGCATCGCGCATAACGTCGCCGCTCTTCCCGCCGGAGCTCGCGAGCGGATCGAGTTTTTTCAGCGTGATGCCCGCTCGGTGGTCGGAGAGAAAGCCGACGTCATCGCCGCGCTGAATTTTTCCTACTCCATTTTCAAGACTCGTGACGAACTGCGGCGATATTTCCGCGCGGCGCATCAGAATCTGGCACGGCGGGGGGTGCTGGCTCTGGATATCGTTGGCGGTTGGGAAACTTTTCAGGACGGCAGAAGCGACGTCCGCACGATCCGGCATCGCAGACGATCATTCAAGTACGTCTGGGAGCAGGCGCGGTTTGACCCGATCACCCACGACTGCGACTTCTACATCCATTTTCAGTTTCCCGACGGCAGCTCGATCCAAAGAGCGTTCGCCTACCACTGGCGACTCTGGACGATTCCTGAGGTCCGTGAGATTTTGCGCGAGGCGGGCTTTCGTCTCGCGGATGTTTACTGGGAAGGCACCAACCGCAAGACCGGCAAGGGCGATAACGTGTGGCGCAAACGGGAACATGGGGAAAGCGACCCAGCGTGGATCGCGAGCGTCGTGGGGGTGAAGTAA
- the rsmD gene encoding 16S rRNA (guanine(966)-N(2))-methyltransferase RsmD: MRIIGGTHRSRNILPPKDDQTTRPITDRVKTSLFDRLTSMEAYDGHALDIFAGTGSLGLETLSRGMDSCTFIERDRNSRDLLESNLETLGFHAKATVLSVDAFSAAWLRLLPHLPVNLIFLDPPYRMMADEKDHDRIIALMTRLAGIAAAHALLVLRTESHDSGPRVDGWNGPESFSYGSMTLHFYER; the protein is encoded by the coding sequence ATGCGAATCATCGGCGGCACGCACCGCAGCCGTAACATCCTCCCGCCCAAGGACGACCAGACCACACGGCCGATCACCGACCGGGTGAAGACCAGTCTGTTTGACCGGCTCACCAGCATGGAGGCCTACGACGGCCACGCGCTGGATATCTTCGCAGGCACGGGTAGTCTCGGACTCGAAACTCTCTCCCGTGGAATGGATTCCTGCACCTTTATCGAACGCGATCGCAACTCCCGCGATCTCCTCGAAAGTAATCTTGAAACACTTGGTTTCCACGCTAAAGCAACAGTTCTCAGCGTCGATGCGTTTTCCGCCGCATGGCTGCGCCTTCTGCCGCACCTGCCGGTGAACCTGATTTTTCTCGACCCGCCTTATCGCATGATGGCTGATGAGAAAGATCACGATCGGATCATCGCTCTGATGACCCGGCTGGCGGGTATTGCTGCAGCGCACGCACTATTGGTCCTGCGAACCGAGTCACACGACAGCGGCCCCAGAGTGGACGGATGGAACGGACCGGAGTCCTTTTCCTATGGGTCGATGACGCTGCACTTTTACGAGAGATAA
- the ffh gene encoding signal recognition particle protein, with translation MFGTLTDRFSSVLRTLSGQGKISESNVREAMEQVRTALLEADVHYEVVQNFTKNVQEKSLGAEVLQSVKPGQQMIKIVYDELVRLMGDEHGDGEPAGGAPASPILYVTPGPTVIMMCGLQGSGKTTTCGKIATYLKKRNKNVMLAAADLQRPAAVHQLEVLANQVRDGDFSGGGGGGNVYFYSEPEKVAEYGKAVGAAVTVCRNALKAAREKHADVLILDTAGRLHINDQLMDELRQVNAAVQPHQIYLVIDAMTGQDAVNSAKAFNEQLELDGVILTKFDSDTRGGAALSVKQITGKPIKFIGVGEKLDAIEEFHPERIASRMLGMGDVVSLVEKAQEQVSAEEAMALQEKMAKGKMTMDDFLGQLKAIRRMGSMKSLLGMLPGIGQSLKGVDLDEKQIDRTEAIIKSMTADERKDVDLLDNSRRRRVSRGSGTSQNDVSHLVKGFNMVSQLSKQMSGMGMLSKMKAMTQMGPEYLAAMNGGKGSPQLSNSPVKEKPKFKERKKRR, from the coding sequence ATGTTTGGAACTCTTACCGATCGTTTTTCATCCGTTCTGCGCACGCTATCCGGGCAGGGCAAGATCAGCGAATCCAACGTCCGCGAGGCGATGGAACAGGTACGCACCGCGCTCCTCGAAGCGGATGTCCACTACGAAGTCGTGCAGAACTTCACCAAGAATGTGCAGGAAAAATCGCTCGGAGCCGAAGTGCTCCAGAGCGTCAAACCCGGCCAGCAGATGATCAAGATCGTCTATGACGAGCTGGTTCGGCTCATGGGTGATGAACACGGCGACGGGGAACCCGCAGGCGGTGCGCCAGCCTCGCCTATTCTTTACGTCACACCCGGCCCGACGGTCATCATGATGTGCGGCTTGCAGGGATCGGGAAAAACCACGACCTGCGGCAAAATCGCAACCTATCTCAAGAAACGCAATAAAAACGTCATGCTCGCCGCAGCCGATCTTCAGCGACCGGCTGCCGTGCATCAGCTTGAGGTGCTCGCCAATCAGGTCCGTGACGGAGATTTCTCCGGCGGAGGAGGAGGCGGCAATGTTTATTTCTACTCCGAACCGGAAAAGGTTGCTGAATACGGCAAAGCCGTCGGTGCCGCGGTTACCGTCTGTCGCAATGCGCTCAAGGCGGCGAGGGAAAAGCACGCCGATGTTTTAATCCTCGACACCGCCGGTCGGCTGCACATCAACGATCAACTCATGGATGAGCTGCGCCAGGTCAATGCAGCGGTGCAGCCCCACCAGATTTATCTCGTGATCGACGCGATGACCGGCCAGGATGCGGTGAACTCCGCCAAGGCGTTTAATGAACAACTTGAGCTGGACGGAGTCATCCTCACCAAGTTTGACTCCGATACCCGTGGCGGTGCGGCACTCTCCGTGAAGCAGATCACAGGCAAGCCGATCAAGTTCATCGGTGTGGGTGAAAAGCTCGACGCGATTGAAGAGTTCCACCCCGAACGCATCGCCTCACGCATGCTCGGCATGGGTGACGTGGTGAGCCTCGTCGAAAAGGCGCAGGAGCAGGTATCTGCTGAAGAAGCTATGGCTCTCCAGGAAAAAATGGCCAAGGGCAAGATGACAATGGATGACTTCCTGGGCCAGCTCAAGGCGATCCGCCGGATGGGCTCGATGAAAAGTCTGCTGGGGATGCTGCCGGGCATCGGTCAGTCGCTCAAGGGCGTCGATCTGGATGAAAAACAGATCGACCGTACGGAAGCGATTATCAAATCCATGACTGCTGACGAGCGGAAAGACGTGGACCTGCTCGACAACTCCCGCCGCCGTCGTGTCTCGCGTGGCAGCGGAACGAGTCAGAACGATGTCAGCCATCTGGTCAAGGGTTTCAACATGGTGAGCCAGCTCAGCAAGCAGATGTCGGGGATGGGCATGCTCAGCAAGATGAAAGCGATGACGCAGATGGGGCCGGAGTATCTGGCGGCCATGAACGGCGGCAAAGGATCACCGCAACTGTCCAACAGCCCGGTGAAAGAAAAGCCGAAATTCAAGGAACGGAAAAAACGCCGCTGA
- a CDS encoding valine--tRNA ligase, with protein sequence MTTEELAKQYRPADVEPAILERWTKSRAFHADPMAPSRPYSIVIPPPNVTAALHMGHALNNTLQDILIRHRRMAGDNAVWIPGTDHAGIATQTVVEKRVLREENKKRTDFSREEFVKKIQAWKDEYEATITNQLKLMGCSCDWDRQAFTMDAPRARAVREAFFRLFKDGLIYRGKRLVNWDPVTQTALADDEVEMEEIDGHFYYLRYPLEGPPLANGQNYVTVATTRPETMLGDTAVAINPKDPRAAELRGRLVLLPIVNRVIPIIEDDYVVLPDPEGDDPKAKFATGFLKVTPAHDPNDYEIGQRHKLPVINVLAPDASISKNHGWPANDWTTDRTGGYENDAAFLLGMDRFEARRTIVRWFKDHQMLEDMKPYKHAVGHSYRSHVPIEPYLSDQWYVKVTDDRLAGAALRSMASDQRDDSSGRLRGIEEAADHPGRGSSEAGLRFYPERYAKTFQSWHENIRDWCISRQLWWGHRIPVWSYPHEKYQSSTLGTNLKKWGHSDRVSINYRNRTLPDALGKPGDDNVIGHFVCVRDADDQEVINALEQEGFTQDPDVLDTWFSSALWPFSTLGWPESTRELNIWNPGAVLCTAREIITLWVSRMVMTNLYFLNRLPFKDVFIHAMIQDGEGQKMSKTLGNGVDPLDIIHSHGADAMRFTLAAMTTQTQDVRMPVSAICPHCGKVFTPTMTAVSGGYRVMSPASDCPQCKKTMVTSYGVNAGEKTTAEKPAARNTSEKFDYGRNFANKLWNATRFALGILGDAKPDNAGSSAANPATSSTRSELSLPDKWILSRLATTVRATNEALANYEFSAYAQGLYDFIWRDLCDWYIEAIKPTAGENAVQRRVLALCLDASLRLLHPAMPFITEKLWEKLNEVAPLREISGVTLTPGDLLATAAWPLVAPELIDESTEAEFALTQEVISTLRQVRTTYKVPPKQKVLISAKAPAAIASRLLSQKALIETLANVTCGEIGPRVEKPADAAAALIAGTEHYLHGLVQADAEKARLTKRLEEVTRSIAALEGRLANKSYADRAPASLVQQTRDQLAAAQKEAETLRAQVAAL encoded by the coding sequence ATGACCACTGAAGAACTCGCCAAGCAATACCGACCCGCCGACGTAGAGCCTGCCATCCTTGAGCGATGGACGAAGTCCCGCGCATTCCACGCTGACCCGATGGCACCCAGCCGGCCCTACTCCATCGTGATCCCGCCGCCGAATGTCACTGCCGCCCTGCACATGGGGCATGCGCTCAACAACACGCTCCAGGACATTCTCATTCGGCATCGCCGCATGGCCGGCGACAACGCGGTATGGATTCCCGGCACCGATCACGCAGGCATCGCCACGCAGACCGTGGTGGAAAAGCGTGTGCTGCGCGAGGAAAACAAAAAACGCACCGATTTTTCACGCGAGGAGTTTGTCAAAAAAATCCAGGCATGGAAGGACGAGTACGAGGCCACCATCACCAATCAGCTCAAGCTCATGGGCTGTTCGTGCGACTGGGACCGGCAGGCGTTCACCATGGATGCACCTCGCGCCCGTGCGGTGCGTGAGGCATTTTTCCGCCTTTTCAAAGACGGTCTGATCTATCGCGGCAAACGTCTCGTGAACTGGGATCCGGTGACACAGACCGCGCTGGCGGATGACGAAGTGGAAATGGAGGAGATCGACGGCCACTTCTACTACCTGCGCTACCCGCTGGAAGGCCCGCCGCTGGCAAACGGTCAGAACTACGTAACGGTGGCGACGACGCGGCCGGAGACGATGCTCGGCGACACGGCGGTGGCGATCAATCCGAAAGACCCGCGTGCCGCCGAATTGCGCGGTCGGCTCGTGCTCCTGCCGATTGTGAACCGTGTCATTCCGATCATCGAGGACGACTATGTGGTGCTGCCCGACCCGGAGGGAGATGACCCGAAGGCGAAGTTCGCCACGGGTTTCCTGAAGGTAACGCCGGCCCACGACCCCAATGACTATGAGATCGGCCAGCGGCACAAGTTGCCAGTGATCAACGTGCTTGCCCCCGATGCGAGCATCAGCAAAAACCACGGCTGGCCGGCGAATGACTGGACCACCGACCGCACCGGCGGCTACGAAAACGACGCAGCATTTCTGCTGGGTATGGATCGCTTCGAGGCGCGACGGACGATCGTCCGCTGGTTCAAAGATCACCAGATGCTCGAAGACATGAAGCCGTACAAGCACGCGGTCGGCCACAGCTACCGCAGCCATGTGCCGATCGAGCCGTACCTGAGCGACCAGTGGTATGTGAAGGTGACGGATGACCGCCTCGCCGGCGCTGCCCTGCGATCCATGGCCTCGGATCAGCGCGATGACTCATCAGGCCGGCTCCGTGGGATAGAGGAAGCCGCAGACCATCCCGGTCGCGGCTCGTCAGAGGCGGGGCTGCGTTTTTATCCGGAGCGGTATGCCAAGACATTCCAATCCTGGCACGAAAACATCCGCGACTGGTGCATCAGCCGCCAACTCTGGTGGGGCCATCGGATTCCGGTGTGGAGCTATCCACATGAAAAATATCAATCTTCGACATTGGGAACCAATCTAAAAAAATGGGGACATAGCGATCGCGTGTCGATTAATTACCGTAATCGAACACTCCCGGATGCTCTTGGAAAACCTGGTGACGATAACGTCATTGGACATTTTGTCTGTGTGCGTGACGCAGACGACCAGGAAGTGATTAACGCCCTAGAACAAGAGGGTTTTACACAGGACCCCGACGTTCTCGACACATGGTTCTCCTCCGCGCTCTGGCCGTTTTCCACGCTCGGCTGGCCGGAAAGCACACGCGAGCTGAACATCTGGAATCCCGGAGCAGTGCTCTGCACCGCGCGAGAGATCATCACCCTCTGGGTGTCGCGCATGGTGATGACCAACCTCTACTTCCTCAACCGTCTGCCCTTCAAGGATGTCTTCATCCATGCCATGATCCAGGATGGCGAGGGTCAAAAGATGTCCAAGACGCTGGGGAACGGCGTTGATCCGCTCGACATCATCCACTCGCACGGCGCGGATGCGATGCGCTTCACGCTCGCAGCCATGACTACGCAGACGCAGGATGTGCGAATGCCTGTCAGCGCGATTTGTCCGCACTGCGGCAAGGTGTTTACCCCGACAATGACCGCTGTCTCCGGCGGATACCGCGTGATGTCGCCTGCATCCGATTGCCCGCAGTGTAAAAAAACGATGGTGACCAGCTACGGCGTTAATGCGGGTGAAAAAACAACTGCGGAAAAACCCGCTGCGCGGAACACCAGCGAGAAGTTCGACTATGGCCGCAATTTCGCCAACAAACTCTGGAACGCGACTAGGTTTGCGCTGGGAATACTCGGCGATGCAAAGCCGGATAATGCAGGCTCCTCGGCCGCGAATCCGGCAACATCGAGCACGCGATCGGAGCTTTCACTGCCGGATAAATGGATCCTCTCACGTCTGGCGACCACGGTACGGGCGACCAACGAAGCTCTCGCCAATTACGAATTTTCCGCTTATGCGCAGGGGCTTTACGACTTCATCTGGCGTGATCTGTGTGACTGGTACATCGAGGCGATCAAGCCCACCGCCGGTGAAAATGCCGTGCAGCGTCGAGTGCTGGCTTTGTGTCTTGATGCGAGTCTGCGCCTGCTCCATCCCGCGATGCCGTTCATCACGGAAAAACTCTGGGAAAAACTCAATGAGGTAGCACCGTTGCGGGAGATCAGCGGCGTGACGCTCACGCCTGGTGATCTGCTGGCGACCGCAGCCTGGCCGCTCGTCGCGCCGGAGTTGATCGACGAAAGCACGGAAGCAGAGTTTGCCCTTACGCAGGAAGTCATTTCGACACTTCGTCAGGTGCGAACGACCTACAAGGTGCCGCCGAAGCAGAAGGTGCTGATCTCCGCCAAGGCCCCTGCCGCCATCGCATCGCGTCTGCTGTCGCAGAAGGCTCTAATTGAGACGCTGGCTAATGTGACCTGCGGAGAAATCGGGCCGCGGGTGGAAAAGCCCGCCGACGCTGCGGCAGCGCTGATAGCGGGCACGGAGCACTATCTCCACGGCCTGGTGCAGGCTGACGCGGAAAAGGCGCGGTTGACCAAGCGGCTCGAAGAAGTGACCAGGAGCATCGCGGCACTTGAAGGACGGCTGGCGAATAAGTCCTATGCCGACCGTGCTCCAGCCAGTCTGGTGCAGCAGACACGCGACCAGCTCGCAGCGGCTCAGAAAGAGGCTGAGACATTGCGGGCACAGGTCGCAGCGTTGTGA
- the recO gene encoding DNA repair protein RecO — MASARFKDQAVCIRHLDWSETSQIVVLLTAEHGKIRGLAKGSKRTSKSSVQRYSGGIDLLTRGEIVGIIKPTADLATLTEWDLQEPYRHLHLDLAAQWIAMYAADVSNALMADHDAHPVMFDEMVLLLESLRDRTKPQAALARFQWRMLVDLGYKPEVSVDAASGEELPTAATYTFDARAGGVTSQPAGLTSPGSGVGPWRVRRETVEVLRSLAGSGECATDEQALRRANRLLCVYIRAILDRPLPTMDYILEGSD, encoded by the coding sequence ATGGCCAGTGCGCGATTCAAAGATCAGGCTGTCTGCATCCGCCATCTCGACTGGTCGGAAACCAGCCAGATCGTTGTGCTCTTAACTGCTGAGCACGGCAAGATTCGCGGGCTGGCTAAAGGATCCAAACGCACGAGCAAAAGCAGTGTGCAGCGGTATTCAGGCGGGATCGACCTGCTGACACGCGGTGAAATCGTCGGCATCATCAAACCCACGGCTGACCTAGCGACCCTGACCGAGTGGGATCTTCAGGAACCATATCGTCACCTGCACCTCGACCTGGCTGCCCAATGGATCGCGATGTATGCGGCTGATGTCTCCAACGCACTGATGGCGGACCACGATGCGCATCCGGTGATGTTTGATGAGATGGTGCTGCTGTTGGAGTCGCTGCGGGATCGCACCAAGCCGCAAGCAGCATTGGCACGCTTTCAGTGGCGGATGCTGGTGGACCTGGGCTATAAGCCTGAAGTGAGCGTCGATGCGGCAAGCGGCGAAGAACTGCCGACGGCTGCGACGTACACCTTCGACGCCAGAGCGGGAGGCGTCACCTCACAGCCGGCCGGACTGACTTCTCCAGGCAGCGGTGTCGGCCCGTGGCGTGTGCGGCGGGAAACGGTCGAAGTCCTGCGGTCGCTCGCAGGTTCAGGCGAATGCGCGACTGACGAGCAGGCTCTGCGTCGAGCCAACCGGTTGCTGTGCGTTTACATCCGGGCCATTCTCGACCGACCGCTGCCTACGATGGACTACATCCTCGAAGGCAGCGATTGA
- a CDS encoding SDR family oxidoreductase encodes MADSLKRILVTGGAGFLGSHLCDRLVAQGHDVICLDNFFTSQKTNVAHLLQKPNFELIRHDVTHPLFLEVDQIYNLACPASPVHYQFNPIKTMKVSVMGAINVLGMAKRCKAKVFQASTSEVYGDPDIHPQPESYRGNVNPIGIRACYDEGKRAAETLFFDYHRSNGVNIRVVRIFNTYGPRMHPYDGRVVSNFILQALAHEDITIYGDGSQTRSFCYCDDLIEGFIRMMNGPDSFIGPVNLGNPGEFTIKELAEKVIKLTHSRSKITYLPLPADDPTQRQPDITLARKHLDWEPKVALEEGLRKTIAYFQSLDLKTFRKPTDHTAHKSSQSEKH; translated from the coding sequence ATGGCTGACTCCCTCAAACGTATCCTTGTCACCGGCGGGGCTGGCTTTCTCGGCTCGCATCTGTGCGACCGTCTGGTCGCGCAGGGGCATGATGTGATTTGCCTCGATAACTTTTTCACCAGCCAGAAAACCAACGTCGCTCATCTGCTCCAGAAGCCGAACTTTGAACTGATCCGCCATGATGTGACGCACCCGTTGTTTCTGGAAGTGGATCAGATTTACAACCTTGCCTGCCCCGCTTCTCCGGTGCATTACCAGTTCAACCCGATCAAGACCATGAAGGTCTCGGTCATGGGTGCGATCAACGTGCTGGGCATGGCCAAGCGATGCAAAGCTAAAGTCTTTCAGGCTTCCACCAGTGAGGTGTACGGCGACCCGGACATTCACCCGCAGCCGGAAAGCTATCGCGGTAATGTCAACCCCATCGGCATCCGCGCCTGTTACGACGAAGGCAAGCGAGCTGCGGAGACGCTTTTCTTCGATTACCACCGCTCCAACGGCGTCAACATCCGCGTCGTCCGCATCTTCAATACCTACGGCCCGCGCATGCACCCCTATGATGGCAGGGTTGTGAGCAATTTCATCCTCCAGGCTCTGGCTCACGAAGACATCACCATCTACGGCGACGGTTCGCAGACACGTTCATTCTGCTATTGCGATGACTTGATCGAAGGTTTCATCCGAATGATGAACGGTCCCGATTCCTTCATCGGTCCGGTGAATCTTGGCAATCCGGGCGAGTTTACGATCAAGGAACTCGCTGAAAAAGTCATCAAGCTCACCCACTCCCGCAGCAAGATCACTTATCTGCCGCTACCGGCAGATGACCCCACGCAGCGGCAGCCGGATATCACGCTGGCACGGAAACACCTCGACTGGGAGCCTAAAGTGGCGCTGGAGGAAGGGCTGCGGAAAACGATCGCATACTTCCAGTCTCTGGACCTCAAAACCTTCCGCAAGCCGACGGACCACACCGCCCACAAGAGCAGCCAGTCGGAAAAGCATTAA
- a CDS encoding glucose 1-dehydrogenase yields the protein MAKQTNPFDLTGKVALITGGASGIGMAIAAAFVQSGAKVLVGSRTQDKVESAAKVLDGLRDDTGEDPVAGGIVLDVTNDGSVERAVRKAVDLFGRLDILVNSAGAMLRKPTFELKCDDFTKIYETHVTGSLRCAQAAGHLFYEQHSGCIINLASISSFVDLIEVAAYASAKNAVIGLTRSLANEWAKHGIRTNAIAPGFIPTDINRKMIEGTERGRRIIEHTPMGRFGKAEEIAPAAVFLASPAASFVNGHVLVVDGGYLASGIGDATAPWVTEK from the coding sequence ATGGCTAAGCAGACCAATCCTTTCGATCTGACCGGTAAAGTTGCGCTGATCACAGGCGGCGCATCAGGCATCGGCATGGCGATAGCTGCGGCATTTGTGCAGAGCGGGGCCAAGGTGCTCGTTGGCTCGCGCACACAAGATAAAGTCGAATCCGCCGCCAAAGTGCTCGACGGATTGCGTGATGACACAGGGGAAGACCCCGTCGCCGGCGGGATTGTGCTTGATGTCACCAATGACGGCAGCGTGGAACGTGCTGTGCGCAAAGCGGTGGATCTGTTCGGGCGGCTGGACATCCTCGTCAACTCAGCAGGTGCGATGCTCCGTAAGCCGACCTTTGAACTCAAGTGCGACGATTTCACCAAAATCTATGAGACGCATGTCACCGGATCGCTTCGCTGCGCACAGGCGGCGGGGCATCTGTTCTACGAGCAACACTCCGGCTGCATCATCAATCTCGCGTCGATCTCCTCGTTTGTGGATCTGATCGAAGTCGCAGCCTACGCTTCGGCGAAAAATGCGGTGATCGGCCTGACACGCAGCCTCGCCAATGAATGGGCCAAGCATGGCATCCGTACCAACGCGATCGCTCCCGGCTTCATCCCCACTGACATCAACCGCAAGATGATCGAAGGCACCGAGCGAGGCAGACGGATCATCGAGCACACACCCATGGGACGCTTCGGCAAAGCGGAGGAAATCGCTCCCGCAGCGGTGTTCCTCGCCAGCCCGGCGGCATCGTTCGTCAATGGTCACGTGCTGGTGGTCGATGGAGGTTACCTCGCCAGCGGCATCGGCGACGCGACCGCGCCGTGGGTAACCGAGAAATAA